The Falco peregrinus isolate bFalPer1 chromosome 1, bFalPer1.pri, whole genome shotgun sequence genome has a window encoding:
- the ENTR1 gene encoding endosome-associated-trafficking regulator 1, with protein sequence MAAGGLPAAGPAEPNPFSFREFVRSKARSGETAGGARQAVRPGPSLGPLLFPDLAPPGEAEDDEEEWDGSYQPSAVEQAHLAATGPASASAGSFCEGAGLAGSEEPNGASLGAPPGPCCHSPRQPSYAELKEENASLRSKINKLQIFSESQADKMRKLEKKLEENKIKEEKEAQDLEAMVQHVEQNLQLMTKRAVKAENSATKLKQENALLQVQLKNYKMENEALRLGQSASLAVVKQNADVALQNLLTVITNSRSSIKQLVSGAESLQLVADLLKSIDRISEVSEDRQ encoded by the exons AtggcggcgggggggctgccggcggcgggcccggccgagCCCAACCCTTTCTCCTTCCGCGAGTTCGTCCGCAGCAAGGCCCGGAGCGGCGAGACGGCGGGCGGCGCCCGCCAG GCGGTGCGGCCCGGCCCCAGCCTCGGCCCCCTCTTGTTCCCGGATCTGGCGCCGCCCGGAGAGGCGGAAGACGATGAGGAGGAATGGGACGGGAGCTACCAGCCCTCGGCGGTGGAGCAGGCCCACCTCGCCGCCACGGGCCCCGCCTCGGCCTCCGCCGGCTCTTTCTGCGagggcgcggggctggcgggcaGCGAGGAGCCGAACGGGGCTTCCCTGGGCGCGCCCCCGGGGCCGTGCTGCCACTCGCCACGGCAGCCCAGCTACGCGGAG ctaaaagAAGAGAATGCCAGTTTGAGAAGCAAGATCAATAAGCTTCAGATTTTCTCTGAAAGTCAAGCAGACAA GATGAGGAAGCTTGAAAAAAAgcttgaggaaaacaaaattaaagaagaaaaagaagcgCAGGATTTGGAAGCAATGGTGCAGCACGTGGAACAGAATCTCCAGCTGATGACT AAACGGGCtgttaaagcagaaaacagtgctacaaaactgaaacaggaaaatgcaCTACTTCAG GTTCAGCTGAAGAATTACAAGATGGAGAATGAAGCCTTGAGGTTGGGCCAGTCAGCAAGTCTGGCCGTGGTGAAACAAAACGCAGACGTTGCCTTACAGAACCTTCTCACGGTCATAACCAACTCCCGGTCATCAATCAA GCAGCTGGTCTCTGGCGCAGAATCCCTGCAGCTCGTCGCTGATCTCCTTAAATCAATAGACAGAATTTCTGAAGTGTCAGAAGACAGACAGTGA
- the PMPCA gene encoding mitochondrial-processing peptidase subunit alpha: protein MAASPESRLLKRPSPALPRGQRACAAPPDPHARDPAPGAARLPVGGKMAVAMAWLRRGAWGPARRCGLAAGRSYSGGGAYPSVSLSCPLPGVPKAVFAAAEGRERFETRVTVLENGLRVASQQKFGQFCTVGLLINSGSRHEAKYLSGISHFLEKLAFSSTAQFGSKDEILLTLEKHGGICDCQASRDTIMYAVSADARGLDTVVNLLADVVLQPRLSDEEIEMTRTAIRFELEDLNMRPDPEPVLTEMIHAAAYRDNTVGLNRYCPAENTAKIDREVLHLYLRNYYTPDRMVLAGVGIEHEQLVECAKKYLLGVEPVWGSGQTKDVDRSVAQYTGGIVKVEKDMSDVSLGPTPIPELTHIMIGLESCSFLEEDFIPFAVLNMMMGGGGSFSAGGPGKGMFTRLYLNVLNRHHWMYNATSYHHSYEDTGLLCIHASADPKQVREMVEIITREFILMAGAVGEVELERAKTQLKSMLMMNLESRPVIFEDVGRQVLATNTRKLPHELCALISQVKSTDIKRVVTKMLHKKPAVAALGDLTDLPTYEHIQAALSSKDGRLPRMYRLFR, encoded by the exons ATGGCGGCCTCACCCGAGTCCCGCCTCCTTAAGCGGCCCAGCCCCGCCCTTCCCCGGGGCCAGCGCGCCTGCGCAGCGCCGCCTGACCCCCACGCGCGTGACCCCGCGCCGGGGGCAGCGAGGCTTCCGGTGGGCGGCAAGATGGCGGTCGCCATGGCGTGGCTGCGGCGGGGCGCCtggggcccggcccggcg GTGCGGGCTGGCGGCCGGCCGGAGCTacagcggcggcggcgcctACCCCAGCGTGTCGCTGAGCTGCCCGCTGCCCGGTGTGCCCAAAGCGGTCTTCGCGGCGGCCGAGGGACGGGAGCGTTTCGAGACGCGGGTGACGGTGCTGGAGAACGGGCTGCGCGTCGCCTCCCAACAGAAGTTCGGGCAGTTCTGCACCGTGGGCC TTCTTATAAATTCGGGATCAAGACATGAAGCGAAATACCTCAGTGGCATCTCTCACTTCTTGGAAAAGCTGGCCTTCTCC TCTACAGCTCAGTTTGGCAGTAAAGATGAAATTCTGCTCACCTTAGAAAAGCACGGGGGCATTTGTGACTGCCAGGCATCGAG GGACACCATAATGTATGCTGTTTCTGCTGATGCCAGAGGCCTGGACACAGTTGTCAACTTGCTGGCTGATGTAGTGCTACAGCCCAGGTTATCAG aTGAAGAAATTGAGATGACTCGGACAGCTATACGGTTTGAGCTTGAAGACTTGAATATGAGACCTGATCCAGAGCCTGTCCTCACAGAAATGATCCATGCg GCAGCCTACAGGGACAATACAGTTGGATTGAACAGGTACTGCCCAGCAGAAAATACTGCCAAAATTGATCGAGAAGTCCTGCATTTGTACTTGCGCAACTACTATACACCAGACAGGAtggtgctggctggggtgggaatCGAGCACGAGCAGTTAGTGGAGTGCGCAAAGAAGTATCTGCTTGGAGTGGAGCCAGTGTGGGGCAGTGGGCAGACCAAGGATGTGGACAGATCTGTGGCTCAGTACACAGGAGGCATTGTCAAG GTTGAAAAAGATATGTCCGATGTGAGTCTGGGCCCTACTCCCATCCCAGAGCTTACCCACATCATGATTGGGTTAGAAAGCTGTTCATTTTTA GAGGAAGATTTCATTCCCTTTGCGGTGTTAAACATGATGATGGGAGGTGGTGGCTCTTTTTCAGCTGGAGGGCCTGGCAAGGGCATGTTCACCCGACTGTATCTTAATGTGCTCAACAG GCACCACTGGATGTATAATGCAACCTCTTACCACCACAGTTACGAGGATACAGGTCTCCTGTGTATACATGCCAGTGCAGATCCAAAACAG GTTCGAGAGATGGTGGAAATCATCACAAGAGAATTCATTCTAATGGCAGGAGCAGTAGGAGAG GTAGAACTTGAGCGAGCGAAGACGCAGCTGAAGTCCATGCTCATGATGAATCTTGAGTCTCGGCCAGTTATCTTTGAAGATGTGGGAAGGCAGGTGTTGGCAACAAACACAAGGAAGCTACCTCATGAGCTCTGTGCCCTGATCA GTCAGGTGAAATCTACAGATATTAAGAGAGTGGTTACTAAGATGCTTCATAAAAaaccagctgtggctgcactGGGTGACTTAACAGATTTGCCCACTTACGAACACATCCAGGCAGCACTTTCCAGTAAGGATGGGCGACTCCCTCGGATGTACCGGCTCTTCCGATAA
- the INPP5E gene encoding phosphatidylinositol polyphosphate 5-phosphatase type IV, with product MSTPNGFPQHSGACVTPSTEGGAVQDLHAKKAGKAAKKEAGGNGVLTFEDHSSVGSSLHEKLLPGELKDNVKIQSVTPRPPRKPRLERAASLDEKSWRRWRRFRTSQESLTDPNETSSSNGSLQEPSLSPPVKGRASPCHQCCQQNSLHSSPNASEASPVGKSRGGTSDLGKRASEISSAFGGLLRGKAFAGGKPRLSQIMPARPLPPMEFNVASHTLRTANRIDSDCLDYRHYCQPKFGRVSSSLNDTRLHGNGTVYDNCSTDSMKSTFSLLTPIRSKDVRTRSYLEGSLLANGALLGAEELSRYFPDRNIGIFVATWNMQGQKELPVNLDDFLLPTDPDYAQDMYVIGVQEGCPDRREWEIRLQETLGPHYVMLYSAAHGVLYMSIFIRRDLIWFCSEVEYATVTTRIVSQIKTKGALGISFTFFGTSFLFITSHFTSGDSKVNERKLDYNKTIQALTLPKNVPDTNPYRSSSSDVTTRFDEVFWFGDFNFRLNKDRETVDSILNQNLETDVSKLLAYDQLTSEMSRGSIFKGFQEADIHFRPSYKFDIGRDSYDTTSKQRTPSYTDRVVYRSRYRDDIHAVKYSSCPVIKTSDHRPVFALFRVKVRPGRDNIPLAAGQFDRELYLIGIKRRITRELQKRQEQKDQKSSSICSIS from the exons ATGAGTACTCCAAATGGATTTCCACAGCACTCGGGGGCATGTGTTACTCCGAGCACAGAAGGTGGAGCAGTACAGGACCTGCATGCGAAAAAAGctggcaaagcagcaaagaaggAGGCTGGTGGTAATGGGGTGCTTACCTTTGAAGATCATTCAAGTGTAGGCAGCTCTTTACATGAAAAGCTTCTACCGGGTGAACTCAAAGATAATGTGAAAATTCAATCGGTCACTCCAAGGCCTCCTCGGAAACCCCGGCTGGAGCGTGCTGCATCCCTGGATGAGAAAagctggaggaggtggaggcGGTTTAGAACAAGTCAGGAAAGTCTGACTGATCCCAATGAGACAAGTTCCTCAAATGGTTCTCTGCAGGAACCATCCCTCAGCCCTCCTGTCAAGGGTAGGGCAAGCCCCTGCCAtcagtgctgccagcagaatTCCTTGCACAGTTCACCAAATGCCTCGGAAGCCAGTCCTGTGGGGAAGAGCAGAGGAGGCACCTCTGACCTGGGGAAACGAGCCTCTGAGATCTCCAGTGCCTTTGGTGGGCTTCTGCGGGGGAAGGCGTTTGCAGGTGGCAAACCCCGGCTGTCCCAAATAATGCCGGCTCGACCTCTGCCACCCATGGAGTTCAATGTGGCCTCTCACACACTGAGGACAGCTAATAGGATTGACTCAGATTGTCTGGATTATCGACATTATTGTCAGCCCAAGTTTGGGAGGGTAAGCAGCAGCTTGAACGATACCAGGCTGCATGGCAATGGGACGGTCTATGATAATTGCTCTACAGACTCCATGAAATCTACGTTCAGCCTGCTCACTCCCATTCGCTCCAAGGATGTTCGAACCAG AAGCTATTTGGAAGGCAGCCTTCTGGCAAATGGTGCCTTACTGGGAGCAGAAGAACTTAGCAGATATTTCCCTGATCGGAATATTGGAATTTTTGTGGCCACCTGGAACATGCAGGGCCAGAAG GAACTTCCAGTGAATCTGGATGACTTCTTATTACCAACAGATCCTGACTATGCCCAGGACATGTATGTCATTGGGGTTCAAGAAGGCTGTCCAGACAG AAGAGAGTGGGAGATCCGCCTGCAAGAGACGCTGGGCCCCCACTACGTCATGCTCTACTCTGCAGCACACGGGGTGCTGTACATGTCGATCTTCATTCGGAGGGACCTGATCTGGTTCTGCTCAG aagTGGAGTATGCCACAGTGACAACACGAATCGTATCTCAGATCAAAACCAAGGGAGCTCTGGGAATCAGCTTCACATTTTTTGGGACCTCCTTTCTCTTCATCACCTCCCACTTCACAT CTGGGGACAGTAAGGTGAATGAGAGGAAACTGGACTACAATAAAACCATTCAAGCCCTTACACTTCCCAAGAATGTTCCGGACACAAACCCGTATCGATCCAGTTCCA GTGATGTCACCACTCGGTTTGATGAAGTATTCTGGTTTGGTGACTTCAACTTCCGACTAAATAAGGACCGTGAGACTGTGGATTCCATCTTGAACCAAAACCTGGAAACAGACGTGTCCAAGCTACTGGCATATGACCAGCTCACTAGTGAAATGAGTAGGG GGTCTATTTTCAAAGGATTCCAAGAGGCTGACATTCATTTCCGTCCTTCGTACAAGTTTGACATAGGAAGGGACAGCTATGACACCACTTCCAAACAAAGGACTCCTTCCTACACG GATCGAGTTGTATACCGCAGTCGGTACAGAGATGACATCCATGCTGTCAAGTACTCATCTTGTCCTGTGATCAAAACTTCAGACCATCGGCCTGTATTTGCCTTGTTTCGTGTGAAAGTGAGGCCTGGCAGAGACAA CATTCCACTTGCAGCAGGGCAGTTTGATAGAGAACTCTACTTAATCGGTATAAAGAGACGGATTACAAGGGAACTTCAGAAACGGCAAGAGCAAAAGGACCAAAAATCCAGCAGCATATGTAGCATTTCCTGA